The following proteins come from a genomic window of Nicotiana tomentosiformis chromosome 12, ASM39032v3, whole genome shotgun sequence:
- the LOC117281437 gene encoding uncharacterized protein — protein MAAPPNFEEGQSTYMPPRFNDQYYGWWKTRMHDFIIAEDSRLWDVICDGPFVPTKNLGDPVVAIPKTRKVFNDADRKAIEKNFRAKKFLVCGIGPDEYNRISACQSAKEIWEALQIAHEGIMQVKQSKIHTHN, from the coding sequence atggctgctccaccaaactttgaagaaggtcagtCTACCTACATGCCACCGAGGTTTAATGACCAGTACTATGGGTGGTGGAAGACTCGTATGCACGACTTTATCATTGCTGAAGACTCTAGGCTATGGGATGTCATCTGTGACGGACCCTTTGTTCCTACCAAGAATCTTGGCGACCCTGTTGTAGCCATTCCCAAAACGAGGAAGGTTTTCAATGACGCCGATCGAAAGGCCATAGAAAAGAACTTTCGTGCAAAGAAATTTCTTGTTTGTGGAATTGGTCctgatgaatataacaggataTCGGCATGCCAGTCAGCAAAAGAAATCTGGGAGGCTCTTCAAATAGCTCACGAAGGAATAATGCAGGTGAAGCAATCCAAGATACATACTCATAACTGA